The Thiohalorhabdus sp. Cl-TMA genome contains the following window.
TCAGCGCCCCGAGGGAGGGGCAATGGCTGCCGGGGAAGACGTAGCGCTGGATGAAGTCCACGGAGCGCCGGTACGCCTCGTAGTACTGCTCGCCGGTGGTAATCACCTGTATGGCCATGCGGCCGTCGGGCTTCAGCAGGTCGGCGCAGCGGCTGAAGAAGATGCCCAGGTGGTCGGCGCCCACCGCCTCGATCATCTCGATGGCCACCAGCTTGTCGTAGGTCCCGGACAGCGCCCGGTAATCCTCCTGCACCACCGTAACCCGGTCGCTCAGTCCGGCTTCCCGGACCCGGCGCACGGCTACTTCGTATTGCGCGGGCGACAGGGTGGTTGTGGTGACCCGGCAGTCGTAGGTGCCGGCGGCATGGAGGGCAAAGCTGCCCCAGCCGCTGCCGATCTCCAGCACGTGGTCCCGGGGGCCCAGCTCCAGCTTGCGGCAGAGCCGATCCAGCTTGGCCCGTTGGGCCTCCTCCAGGGTGGCTCCGGGATGCTCGAAGATTCCGGCGGAGTAGGTCATGCCCTCGTCGAGGAATAGGGCAAACAGGTCGTTGCCCAGGTCGTAATGGTCGCGGATGTTGCGGCGGCTGCCCCGGAGGGTGTTGCGCCGCAGCCAGTGGCCCATTCGCGCTGCGGTGGTGGTGGGGATGCTTCCGCGATCCAGGTCCGTCCTTCCCAGCCCCCGCAAAGTGCACCGAAACAGCGCCGTCAGGTCGTCGCAATCCCAGTCGCCGTCCAGGTAGGCCGCCGCCGCGGCCAGGGTTCCCCCGGTCAGCAGGCGCCGGTAGAAACGGGGCCGGTTAACCGTAATGCTGCAGCCAAGGGGGCCGGCATTTCCGGCGGCCCCGAAAACCGCCGTACCGTCCCCGTCCCGGATCTCAATGCGCCCCTCGACGAGGCTGTTTAGCCGGCCGAACAGCACCTGGCGGGCGAGGCGGTTGATGCGCCGCGGCGGGGTGGCTGCGGGACGTTCAATGGAGAGGGTGGAATCCATGCCCATGGTCGTCATTTGCCCTCGGAGCGTGCCCACTTGGGGTGGGGGTGGAAATGGGCGCCCTTGCGCCAGAGCCGGAATGCCTGGGCGTAGATGCCCGCGACCACGCGGCCCGTCATGAAGGGGTGTCGCGCCAGCACTCGCGCCAGGTTAGAGCCGTCCAGGGGACGGCGTCTCAGGCCCATGGCGGCCTCGAAATGGCAGCCTTCGCCGCCCTCGTTGCGCATGACCACGGCCAGCCGGGTGCCCGGTTCCGTGAAGCGCCAGTCGTAGGTGTCCTCCATGCCCATGAACGGCGAGACATGGAAGTCCTTGGGGAAGCGGAAGTGGTGTCGCCGACCGGTATCCTTCTGCCCGGCGGCATCCAGGACGTAGCAGTGCCGCTCTCCCCACGGGGTGTTGCTTACCTCGGCGACGATGGTCTCCAGGTGCGCATCGGCGGGGTCCCAGCAGTAATAGAAGCTCACCGGGTTCATGCAGTAGCCGAAATAGCGCAGGTGGGTGAGCAGGCGGATGGCACCGGCGGGGCGCCTCCCGGTCCGCACCTCCACCAGGTCCCGCACGGAAGCGTCCAGGGGCTGCTCCGACGGCCCCAGGTGGTCGGCCCGCCGGAAGGAGGCCAGGTTGGGTCGTTCCACCGACCATAGCCACCGATGCCGGAACACCGTGTCCAGCTCCGCCAGGTCCAGGTAGAGAAGGAAGAGGCGGTAGCGGAAGGCGTGGTAAACCGGCCGGTACCGGCGATGCACCACCGTGCCGGCGTAGATGGCGCTGTGGACGCTCATGACGCCACCCCGAAGGCGTCCGCCACGGCCTCCGCGCTGCGCACACCGTCCTCGTGGAAGCCGTAGCCCCAATAGGCGCCGCAGTAGGAGGTGCGGTGGCGCCGGATCACCTCGCCGTGGCGGTCCTGGGCATGCCGGCGGTTCGCGGTGAAGCGGGGATGGGCGTAGGACATGCGCCGGATGACCCGCCCCGGGTCGATGCCGTCCACGTCGTTGAGGGTCACGCAGTAGACCGACCGGGAAGGCAGGCGCTGCAGGATATTCATGTTGTAGGTGATGGCCACCTCCTCGTCCCGGACGGTCCGGCGGTGCACGTTCCAGGCCGCCCAGGTGCGGCGCCGTCGGGGCAGCACCGAGGTGTCCGTGTGCAGAACCGCGTCGTTTACGGTGTAGGGGAAGGCGCCCAGCAGCTCCGCCTCCACGGCCGTGGGCCGATCCAGCAGGCGCAGCGCTTGGTCTGCATGGCAGGCGAGGATCACCTCGTCGAAGCGCTCCCGGCCGCCGGTATCGGTGCACACCGTGACACCCTGCTCGTCCCGCTCGACCCTTCGCACGGGCGTGGCGAGGCGCAGGGCTCCGGGAAACCGGTGAAGGATGGCCGAGACGTAGCGGTGGGAGCCGCCGGGAATGGTTCGCCACACCGGGCGCCCCCCGAGCGGATCGAGCATGGCATGGTTATCCAAGAACTCGGCCACGAAGCGGATGGGGAATTCGGCGAATCGCCCTTCCGGACAGGACCAGAGGGCGGCCCCGAGGGGAAGCAGGTAATGCCGCACGAAATCGGGGCCGTAGCCGCCGTCCGCCAGCAGCTCCGCCACCGTGCGTCCATCCGTCGGATTGGAGAGCACGGTGCGGGCTTCCCGTCCGAAGCGCCGGATATCCGCAAGCATGCGGTAGAAGGCGGGACGCAGGAGATTGCGGCGCTGCCCGAAGATCCGGTTCAGGGAGCCGGAGCCGCACCATTCGATGCCGGTGGCCTCGCAGTGCACCGAGAAGCTCATATCGCTGTCCCGGGCGGGGATCCCGAGCTCGCTCAGAAGAGCGCAGAAACGCGGATAGTTCACCGGGTTGAAAACGATGAAGCCTGTATCCACGCCGTGTATGCCGTCCTCGTCCGACACCGTCACGGTATGGGTATGTCCGCCGGGGCGGGAATCGGCTTCGAACAGGGAAACCGCGTGGTGGGGGCCGAGCCTATGAGCGGCCACCAGCCCGGAGATACCGCTGCCGACGACGGCGATGCGGAGGGGGGCGGCGTTCATGGAGCGCCCCCCTTTCTTCCGCCGGCCGGCCGGGCGGCGAGCACGGAGGCGGGCACCGGCCGCAGGTCCCATATCAGCGCCAGCCGTTCCAGGGCGCGCAGGGCGTAGTAGGTGGGGTCGACCTCCCACCACAGGAACCCCTGCCGCGCCGAGCCGGGGTAGAAATGGTGATTGTTGTGCCAGCCCTCGCCGAGGGTCAGCAGGGCGAGGATCCCGTTGTTTCGGCTGTCATCGCCGGTTGCGTAAGGACGGCGTCCCCAGCTGTGGGCCAGGGAGTTGATGGTGTAGGTGGCGTGGTAGAGCACCACCGTGGAGATCAGGAAGCCCCAGACGAACAGCTGGGGCCCGTCGGTGCCGAGCGCCGGCGCCGCGGTCTCCAGCCAGGCGCCCAGTCCGTAAAGGCCGGCACCCAGGAGCAGGAACGGCACCATGTCGAAGCGGTTCACCCAGCGCAGCTCCGGGTAGGCGGCCCAATCGCGCACGTATTTCCAGGGCGTGGCGTAGCTCTCGGGCCGCATGAACCAGCCCATGTGGGCGATGAACATGCCACGGCCCGCGGGGGAATGGCGATCCTCGGACGTGTCGGAATGGGCGTGGTGGAAGCGGTGGTGGCCCGCCCACCAGAGGGGGCCGCGCTGCCCGGCGGTACAGCCGGTCACCGCCATGGCCAGCTGGAACCAGCGGGAGGCACGGAACGCCTTGTGGGAAAAGTACCGGTGGTAGAAGGCCGTGATGAAGAACATGCGGCCCAGGTAGAGGGCTACCGCCAGGGCCACCGCAAAGGGTGATATCCCCACCCAGAAGACCGCCAGGCAGGCGGCGTGGAGTCCGAGGAAAACCCCCCAGCGGCTGATCTCCACCAGGCGGTCGGCCCGGGGCGAGGGGGCCTCCTCCGGCAGGTCGCTGATAAGGAGCCGCCACCAGGAGGAGGTGGTCGAATGGGAAGGGGAAGACCTGTTCATCCTGTGGATTCCTCATGGGCCGGTCCCGGCCCGTCGGGGTCATTGCGGGCATGGAGTCCCTGGGCGAAGGCGGCCAGCTCGCCCATAGAGGTCACGAGCTGCGCCCCGCTGAGGCCGCTGATGTCCGCACCCCGGAAGAAGGGACCGCCCACGGCCAGACTGACGGGGGTGGATTCCTCCTGCAGCGCGGCGTGGTAGTCGGCCACCAGACGACGGATCTGATTGCCCGGCTCCAGCAGCGTCACGGCTACCCAGGCGAGTCGGGCGCCGTTTTCCGAGACGGCGTGGCGCAGCGTGGAAGGCGGGGTGAAGGCGCCTAGGTTGACCACTCGCCAGCCTTGCTCGTGCAGCACCGTGGCCGCCATGCGGGAGGGCAGGGAATGGGCGTCCCGGGCGGAAGAGCCGCCTACCGCCACCGGGGCGTCATCGGGCAGGGGCGGGGCCAGCTCCCGGAATTGGTCCAGGGCCCGCTCGCAGATGTCCGCTGCGCGGTGCTCGATGAAGATCCCCTCTTCCGTTTCCCGCCATAGCTCGCCGATGCGGCGCAGGGAAGGGGAAATCAGGGTGTCCAGAATATGGGGCAGGGGTTGCCCGTCCATATACCGTCCCACCAGCAGGCCGGAAGCCTCGGCTTCTCGGCCGCTCATCAAGGCCCGGTGGAAGGATTCCTCCGGTTCCTCAGCGCCGGCGTCCTCCACGGGGGCTTCGGGGAGGCCGAGGAGGTCCGGGCGCACCAGTCGGAATCCCTCCGAGCGGGCGAATCGCAGGGCCTCCTCCTGGAGGATGCGTCTGTGCCCGCCCGCGGTCCGGAAGGCTTCCAAACGACCACCGTCCACCCAGCGTTTCACGGAGGACTCGCTGACGTCGATGGCTTCGGCCACTTCTTTGGGGGAAAGGTTTTCTTTCATGTTGATCGTTTTGACCGTTTTTGGCGCAAAGGTATCCCATATAAACTCGGAAACGTCCAATAAAAATTTAATTTACATTCCAAGGGCGAAAACCGCCACGTCCATGGTCAAACGTTTTGGACGAATTATGGGTTCGGGAGCGGGAGGAAGCTATGACCCTGATCGGTATCGTGAACAGCCTCGGCTGGGTGGTCCTGGCCATGGGCGTACTGCTGGCCGTGCCCGGACAGCCGGCGGCCGGTGAGGTCCGGGAGCGCGAGGGATACGCCTACAGCCTGGATAGCGGGGAGCTTTTGTACAGGGAGCTGCACAGAACACGCCTGGAAGGCGGGGAGCCGGCCACGGAACAGGTGACCTACCGCGAGCCCGGCGGCCGGGTCATGGCCGTCAAGACCATCGATTACGGGGAGCGTCCCATGGCTCCGGATTTCCGACTGATCATGGAGGACATCGGTTATCAGGAGGGGATGCGCAGCCTGGACGGAGGACGCGAGGTCTTCTACGAGCCCGTGGGAGGCGAGGGGGTTCGGCGCGCCGCCATGGATGCCGAAGGGCTCGTGGCGGACGCGGGATTCGACCGCTTAATTGAGCGGCGCCTGGAGGCCCTCCGCTCGGGCGAAGGGCTGACCTTCGATTTCCTGGTGCCCAGCCGCCTGGAAGCCTATGCCTTCCAGGCGGAGCCGGCGGGCGAGGCCGAGGTCTTCGGTCAGCCGGCGATCCGCGTACGCCTGGAGCCGGCCAATTTCTTCTTCCGTTGGCTAGCCGGGGGCATGGAGGTGTTCTATCACCGCGAGGACGGGCGGCTGCTGCGCTACAGGGGGCTTTCCAACCTGCGCGATGCCTCGGGGAACAATTTCCAGGTGCAGGTGGACTTTCCGCCGGAGGGGGTGACGCCTCTCAAGCGTCTGGAGGCGCTGGAAGACGAGGATGACCCACAAGGGTCCGAGGGCCCCGGCCGGGTCCGGTAAGCCCGGCCTTCCCTCGCCCAGGAGGAGAGACGCAATGCAGAAAACCAAATACAGGGGCAGACGTCCCGGCGACCGGATGCTGCGTCGGCCCCGGAGGCAATCCCTACGGGCCGGGGGCGGAAAGGTGATGCTGGTCGTTTTCGTATGTGCCGCCCTGTTCGGTCTGATGGCTTGCGCCGCACAGCAGCGGCCGCCCATCCATACCGTGGATCGGGTGAACCTGGACCGTTTCATGGGCGACTGGTACGTGATCGCCTCGATTCCCACCTCCATCGAGGAGAACGCCTACAACGCCGTGGAATCCTACGAGCTCGAAGGCTCGGACACGGTACAGACCACCTTCACCTTCCGGGAAGGCGGGTTCGACGGGGAGCGCAAGACCTACCGGCCCACCGGCTACGTGCGCGAGGGGACGGGCAACGCCGTATGGGGCATGGAATTCTTCTGGCCCATAAAGATGGA
Protein-coding sequences here:
- a CDS encoding class I SAM-dependent methyltransferase — translated: MTTMGMDSTLSIERPAATPPRRINRLARQVLFGRLNSLVEGRIEIRDGDGTAVFGAAGNAGPLGCSITVNRPRFYRRLLTGGTLAAAAAYLDGDWDCDDLTALFRCTLRGLGRTDLDRGSIPTTTAARMGHWLRRNTLRGSRRNIRDHYDLGNDLFALFLDEGMTYSAGIFEHPGATLEEAQRAKLDRLCRKLELGPRDHVLEIGSGWGSFALHAAGTYDCRVTTTTLSPAQYEVAVRRVREAGLSDRVTVVQEDYRALSGTYDKLVAIEMIEAVGADHLGIFFSRCADLLKPDGRMAIQVITTGEQYYEAYRRSVDFIQRYVFPGSHCPSLGALIAASGKSTDLRVVHLEDLTAHYARTLQEWRARFLAQLTRVRELGYPERFIRLWDFYLQYCEAGFAERHIGDLQILLAKSEHRRGAPLPDLPIPEEPGS
- a CDS encoding DUF1365 domain-containing protein yields the protein MSVHSAIYAGTVVHRRYRPVYHAFRYRLFLLYLDLAELDTVFRHRWLWSVERPNLASFRRADHLGPSEQPLDASVRDLVEVRTGRRPAGAIRLLTHLRYFGYCMNPVSFYYCWDPADAHLETIVAEVSNTPWGERHCYVLDAAGQKDTGRRHHFRFPKDFHVSPFMGMEDTYDWRFTEPGTRLAVVMRNEGGEGCHFEAAMGLRRRPLDGSNLARVLARHPFMTGRVVAGIYAQAFRLWRKGAHFHPHPKWARSEGK
- a CDS encoding NAD(P)/FAD-dependent oxidoreductase, which translates into the protein MNAAPLRIAVVGSGISGLVAAHRLGPHHAVSLFEADSRPGGHTHTVTVSDEDGIHGVDTGFIVFNPVNYPRFCALLSELGIPARDSDMSFSVHCEATGIEWCGSGSLNRIFGQRRNLLRPAFYRMLADIRRFGREARTVLSNPTDGRTVAELLADGGYGPDFVRHYLLPLGAALWSCPEGRFAEFPIRFVAEFLDNHAMLDPLGGRPVWRTIPGGSHRYVSAILHRFPGALRLATPVRRVERDEQGVTVCTDTGGRERFDEVILACHADQALRLLDRPTAVEAELLGAFPYTVNDAVLHTDTSVLPRRRRTWAAWNVHRRTVRDEEVAITYNMNILQRLPSRSVYCVTLNDVDGIDPGRVIRRMSYAHPRFTANRRHAQDRHGEVIRRHRTSYCGAYWGYGFHEDGVRSAEAVADAFGVAS
- a CDS encoding acyl-CoA desaturase — its product is MNRSSPSHSTTSSWWRLLISDLPEEAPSPRADRLVEISRWGVFLGLHAACLAVFWVGISPFAVALAVALYLGRMFFITAFYHRYFSHKAFRASRWFQLAMAVTGCTAGQRGPLWWAGHHRFHHAHSDTSEDRHSPAGRGMFIAHMGWFMRPESYATPWKYVRDWAAYPELRWVNRFDMVPFLLLGAGLYGLGAWLETAAPALGTDGPQLFVWGFLISTVVLYHATYTINSLAHSWGRRPYATGDDSRNNGILALLTLGEGWHNNHHFYPGSARQGFLWWEVDPTYYALRALERLALIWDLRPVPASVLAARPAGGRKGGAP
- a CDS encoding helix-turn-helix domain-containing protein, whose amino-acid sequence is MKENLSPKEVAEAIDVSESSVKRWVDGGRLEAFRTAGGHRRILQEEALRFARSEGFRLVRPDLLGLPEAPVEDAGAEEPEESFHRALMSGREAEASGLLVGRYMDGQPLPHILDTLISPSLRRIGELWRETEEGIFIEHRAADICERALDQFRELAPPLPDDAPVAVGGSSARDAHSLPSRMAATVLHEQGWRVVNLGAFTPPSTLRHAVSENGARLAWVAVTLLEPGNQIRRLVADYHAALQEESTPVSLAVGGPFFRGADISGLSGAQLVTSMGELAAFAQGLHARNDPDGPGPAHEESTG
- a CDS encoding lipocalin family protein; translated protein: MLVVFVCAALFGLMACAAQQRPPIHTVDRVNLDRFMGDWYVIASIPTSIEENAYNAVESYELEGSDTVQTTFTFREGGFDGERKTYRPTGYVREGTGNAVWGMEFFWPIKMDYRVIYLDEEYSRTIIGRQKRDYAWIMARSPQIPDAEYQHLVDFLREEGYDTTKLRKVPQQWE